From Pseudomonas alcaligenes, a single genomic window includes:
- the pseG gene encoding UDP-2,4-diacetamido-2,4,6-trideoxy-beta-L-altropyranose hydrolase: MKVAFRTDASLQIGSGHLMRCLTLADALARLGHECLFICREHPGHLLAQIAQRGFQAHALPAAKAAVEGEALAGQPAHAAWLGCAWRTDVRQTAAVLEVFRPDWLIVDHYALDRHWEAEVRPLCGQLMVIDDLADRAHLCDLLLDQNLGRTREDYAGLLPAQCRTLIGPAHALLRPDFAQLREYSLQRRRQPVLRRLLITMGGVDQPNATGQVLAALKQVRLPADCLISVVMGLQAPWLEQVRAVALQMPWPTEVLVNVDDMAQRMAEADLAIGAAGSTSWERCCLGLPTFMLVLAQNQQEAALALERAGAVSKLSLEDDLGSVLPRLFAALGERLEGLASLTQQAAAITDGGGCGLLLRELAGYQEECNERD; encoded by the coding sequence ATGAAGGTCGCGTTTCGCACCGACGCCTCGCTGCAGATCGGTAGTGGTCACCTCATGCGCTGCCTGACGCTGGCCGATGCCTTGGCGCGCCTGGGGCATGAGTGTCTCTTTATCTGTCGTGAGCATCCCGGGCACCTGTTGGCGCAGATTGCCCAGCGAGGCTTCCAGGCCCATGCGCTGCCTGCCGCGAAGGCTGCAGTAGAAGGCGAGGCCCTGGCCGGGCAGCCGGCTCATGCAGCCTGGCTGGGCTGCGCCTGGCGAACCGATGTCCGCCAGACTGCAGCAGTGCTCGAGGTGTTCAGGCCGGACTGGCTGATCGTCGACCACTACGCCCTCGATCGGCATTGGGAAGCCGAAGTACGGCCGCTCTGCGGCCAGCTGATGGTGATCGATGACCTGGCGGATCGGGCGCATCTCTGCGACCTGTTGCTGGATCAGAACCTGGGGCGTACTCGTGAGGATTATGCCGGCCTGCTACCGGCGCAGTGCCGCACCTTGATCGGCCCCGCCCATGCGCTGTTGCGCCCGGATTTTGCCCAGCTGCGCGAGTACAGCCTGCAGCGCAGGCGGCAGCCCGTGTTGCGCCGCTTGCTGATCACCATGGGCGGTGTGGATCAGCCCAACGCCACCGGCCAGGTTCTGGCTGCCTTGAAGCAGGTGCGCCTGCCAGCCGATTGCCTGATCAGCGTGGTCATGGGCTTGCAGGCCCCCTGGCTCGAGCAGGTGCGTGCCGTGGCCTTGCAGATGCCCTGGCCAACCGAAGTGCTGGTCAACGTGGATGATATGGCGCAGCGCATGGCCGAGGCGGATCTGGCCATCGGTGCGGCAGGCAGCACCTCCTGGGAGCGCTGCTGCCTGGGCTTGCCGACTTTCATGCTGGTGCTGGCGCAGAACCAGCAGGAAGCGGCGCTGGCCCTGGAGAGGGCGGGGGCGGTCAGCAAGCTGAGCCTGGAGGATGATCTGGGCAGCGTCTTGCCGCGGCTGTTCGCTGCACTGGGCGAGCGTCTGGAGGGCCTTGCCAGCCTGACCCAACAGGCTGCTGCGATCACCGATGGCGGGGGCTGTGGGCTGTTGCTGCGCGAGCTGGCCGGTTATCAGGAGGAATGCAATGAGCGTGACTGA
- the pseF gene encoding pseudaminic acid cytidylyltransferase, with protein sequence MRLAVIPARGGSKRIPRKNIKLFCGKPMIVWSIEAALQSGCFDQVVVSTDDAEIAEVARNSGASVPFMRPAELSGDHCGTIPVIKHACNWFAQQGQAPDLVCCLYATAPFVQAEDIRRGRDALLGSDADYAFSMTSYPFPIQRAVRIDAQGRVAMFAPEHFNTRSQDLEEAFHDAGQFYWGRAEAWLAERMIFGSGSLPILLPRHRVQDIDTVEDWERAEWLFKAMHAAAGR encoded by the coding sequence ATGAGACTGGCGGTCATTCCCGCCCGTGGCGGCAGCAAGCGGATTCCGCGCAAGAACATCAAGCTGTTCTGCGGCAAGCCGATGATCGTCTGGTCGATCGAGGCGGCCCTGCAGAGCGGTTGCTTCGATCAGGTCGTGGTTTCCACCGACGATGCCGAAATCGCCGAGGTGGCCCGCAACAGTGGCGCCAGCGTGCCGTTCATGCGCCCGGCAGAACTGTCTGGCGACCACTGCGGCACCATCCCGGTCATCAAGCATGCCTGCAACTGGTTCGCCCAGCAGGGGCAGGCGCCGGATCTGGTTTGCTGCCTGTATGCCACGGCCCCCTTCGTGCAGGCGGAAGATATCCGGCGCGGGCGCGATGCACTGCTTGGCAGCGATGCCGATTACGCTTTCTCGATGACCAGCTATCCCTTTCCGATCCAGCGGGCGGTGCGGATCGATGCCCAGGGGCGCGTCGCCATGTTCGCGCCCGAGCATTTCAATACGCGCTCCCAGGATCTGGAGGAGGCCTTTCACGATGCCGGCCAGTTCTACTGGGGGCGGGCGGAGGCCTGGCTGGCGGAACGCATGATCTTCGGTTCCGGCTCACTGCCCATCCTGCTGCCCAGGCACCGGGTGCAGGATATCGACACCGTGGAAGACTGGGAGCGTGCCGAGTGGCTGTTCAAGGCCATGCACGCCGCCGCGGGACGCTGA
- the pseC gene encoding UDP-4-amino-4,6-dideoxy-N-acetyl-beta-L-altrosamine transaminase, whose amino-acid sequence MIPYGRQDITAADIAAVVEVLQSDFLTQGPMVPRFERGVAQHVGVAHALAVNSATSALHIACLALGLGAGDWLWTTPVSFVASANCALYCGAQVDFVDIDPRTYNLCPQALQRKLEQAERDGRLPKVVVPVHLCGQPCDMAAIHALAQRYGFKVIEDASHAIGGKYQDEFIGNCRYSDITVFSFHPVKIITTAEGGMALTNDAALAERMALLRSHGITRDAARMTHEADGPWYYQQIDLGFNYRMTELQAALGVTQLERLDQYVARRHELARRYDELLSGLPVSVPWQSPEGYSGLHLYVIRLQLQELPVTHRQVFESLREQGIGVNLHYIPIHTQPYYQGLGFQAGDFPQAEAYYREAISLPMFPGMSEAQQDEVIAALRVATQA is encoded by the coding sequence ATGATCCCCTATGGTCGCCAGGACATCACGGCGGCAGATATCGCGGCGGTGGTCGAGGTGCTGCAGTCCGACTTCCTCACCCAGGGTCCCATGGTGCCGCGCTTCGAGAGGGGCGTGGCACAGCATGTCGGGGTTGCGCATGCGCTGGCCGTCAACAGTGCCACCTCTGCGCTGCATATAGCCTGCCTGGCCCTGGGGCTGGGAGCCGGTGACTGGTTGTGGACGACTCCAGTCAGTTTTGTCGCTTCGGCCAACTGTGCCCTGTACTGTGGTGCCCAGGTCGATTTCGTGGATATCGATCCACGTACCTACAACCTGTGCCCCCAGGCGCTGCAGCGTAAGCTGGAGCAGGCCGAGCGCGACGGGCGCCTGCCGAAGGTGGTGGTGCCGGTGCACCTGTGTGGTCAGCCGTGCGATATGGCGGCCATTCATGCTCTGGCGCAGCGCTATGGCTTCAAGGTCATCGAAGACGCCTCCCACGCCATCGGTGGCAAGTACCAGGACGAATTCATCGGCAATTGCCGTTACAGCGATATCACGGTGTTCAGCTTCCATCCGGTCAAGATCATCACCACCGCTGAAGGCGGCATGGCGTTGACCAACGATGCGGCGCTGGCCGAGCGCATGGCGCTGCTGCGCAGCCACGGGATTACCCGCGATGCGGCCAGGATGACCCACGAGGCTGATGGCCCCTGGTATTACCAGCAGATCGATCTTGGCTTCAATTACCGCATGACCGAGCTGCAGGCCGCGTTGGGCGTTACCCAGCTCGAGCGCCTCGACCAGTACGTGGCCAGGCGCCATGAGCTGGCGCGTCGTTATGACGAACTGCTATCCGGGCTCCCGGTCAGCGTGCCGTGGCAGTCGCCGGAGGGCTATTCGGGCTTGCACCTGTACGTCATCCGTTTGCAGTTGCAGGAGCTGCCGGTCACTCACCGGCAGGTCTTCGAGTCGCTGCGCGAGCAGGGGATTGGCGTCAACCTGCACTACATCCCGATTCACACCCAGCCGTATTACCAGGGTCTGGGTTTCCAGGCCGGGGATTTCCCCCAGGCCGAAGCCTATTACCGCGAAGCGATCAGCCTGCCGATGTTCCCGGGCATGAGCGAGGCGCAGCAGGATGAAGTCATTGCTGCCCTGCGTGTGGCTACCCAGGCATGA
- the pseB gene encoding UDP-N-acetylglucosamine 4,6-dehydratase (inverting), translating to MFDNASVLITGGTGSFGNTFVPMILAKYNPRRVIIYSRDEMKQWEMAKKFQGDPRVRFFIGDVRDRERLYRALDGVDYVVHAAATKIVPTAEYNPFECVKTNINGAMNLIDACIDKGVKRVVALSTDKASSPINLYGATKLASDKLFVAGNSYAGGHDTRFAVVRYGNVMGSRGSVIPFFMSIREQGVLPITDERMTRFMISLEQGVELVWHAFEDMEGGEIYVKKIPSMKVTDLARVVAPEARQDIVGIRPGEKLHEQMISAEDSYYTYEYPEHFKILPVINSWSTCEKRIKDGTKVPEGFVYASDNNAEWMSDEALQAWIEANREKIGSI from the coding sequence ATGTTTGATAATGCATCGGTTCTTATTACCGGCGGTACAGGTTCTTTTGGTAATACTTTTGTACCCATGATCCTGGCCAAATATAATCCGCGCCGCGTCATTATTTATTCTCGCGATGAAATGAAACAGTGGGAAATGGCCAAGAAGTTTCAGGGCGATCCCCGTGTGCGCTTTTTCATCGGTGATGTGCGTGATCGTGAGCGTCTCTACCGTGCGCTGGATGGCGTGGACTATGTGGTACATGCCGCGGCCACGAAGATTGTCCCTACGGCCGAATACAACCCCTTCGAGTGCGTCAAGACCAACATCAACGGCGCGATGAACCTGATCGATGCCTGCATCGACAAAGGGGTGAAGCGAGTCGTGGCCCTGTCGACCGACAAGGCCAGCAGCCCGATCAACCTGTACGGTGCGACCAAGCTGGCCTCGGACAAGTTGTTCGTCGCCGGTAATTCCTATGCCGGCGGACATGACACGCGTTTCGCCGTGGTGCGCTATGGCAATGTCATGGGTTCGCGCGGTTCCGTCATCCCGTTTTTCATGTCGATCAGGGAGCAGGGCGTTCTGCCGATTACCGACGAGCGCATGACCCGCTTCATGATTTCTCTCGAGCAGGGTGTCGAGCTGGTCTGGCATGCCTTCGAAGACATGGAAGGCGGCGAGATCTACGTGAAGAAGATTCCGTCGATGAAGGTGACGGATCTTGCACGGGTGGTGGCCCCGGAGGCTCGCCAGGACATCGTGGGTATCCGTCCGGGCGAGAAGCTGCACGAGCAGATGATCAGCGCCGAAGACTCCTACTACACCTACGAATACCCCGAGCACTTCAAGATCCTGCCGGTGATCAACAGCTGGTCCACCTGCGAGAAGCGCATCAAGGATGGCACCAAGGTGCCCGAAGGCTTCGTCTACGCCAGTGACAACAACGCCGAGTGGATGAGCGACGAGGCCCTGCAGGCCTGGATCGAGGCGAACCGCGAAAAGATCGGGAGCATCTGA
- a CDS encoding TIM barrel protein, whose product MRITANLSMLFTELPLGERVQAAAAAGFDGVEIQFPYELPAIRLKEALARAGMPLLLINLPAGDLMTGGAGLASVPARQAEFDAALQQALTYAAMVRPACVNLLPGRLVEGVARETALQVLANNLRQAAAAFQVLGIRVLCEAINPLDMPGFLINTPEHLDELLRVVDHPNCQAQFDIYHMARQGLDIEAGIRLLAGRIGHVQFADCPGRGEPGSGGLDFAPLLEALRQQDYRGWLGAEYRPGGPTQESCSWLAKWQSSGL is encoded by the coding sequence GTGAGGATTACCGCCAATCTGTCCATGCTGTTTACCGAGCTGCCGCTCGGCGAGCGCGTCCAGGCTGCCGCCGCGGCCGGTTTCGATGGCGTCGAGATCCAGTTTCCCTACGAACTGCCGGCCATTCGCCTGAAGGAGGCGCTGGCGCGTGCCGGCATGCCTCTGCTGTTGATCAATCTGCCGGCTGGCGATCTGATGACGGGCGGCGCCGGGCTGGCCAGCGTGCCGGCGCGCCAGGCCGAATTTGACGCAGCCCTGCAGCAGGCTTTGACCTACGCAGCGATGGTGCGTCCGGCCTGCGTCAATCTGTTGCCGGGGCGGCTGGTCGAGGGTGTGGCGCGCGAGACAGCGCTGCAGGTGCTGGCAAACAACCTGCGCCAGGCGGCCGCGGCTTTCCAGGTGCTGGGCATTCGTGTGCTGTGTGAAGCGATCAACCCGCTGGATATGCCGGGTTTCCTGATCAATACCCCCGAGCACCTGGATGAGTTGCTGAGGGTGGTCGACCATCCCAACTGCCAGGCGCAGTTCGATATCTACCACATGGCGCGTCAGGGCCTGGATATCGAGGCGGGCATCCGTCTGCTGGCCGGCCGCATCGGCCATGTGCAGTTCGCCGACTGCCCGGGGCGCGGTGAGCCGGGGAGTGGGGGGCTGGACTTTGCGCCGCTGCTCGAGGCGCTGCGCCAGCAGGATTATCGCGGGTGGCTGGGGGCGGAATACCGACCGGGCGGGCCGACGCAGGAATCGTGTAGCTGGTTGGCGAAATGGCAGAGTAGCGGGCTGTAG
- a CDS encoding NAD(P)-dependent oxidoreductase, with protein MSANLPTLAFAGIGLMGLPMARRLLQAGYPLRVWNRSANKCQPLVQAGAHCVERAAQLCEGADIVMLCLADTAAVRDVVFGHGGIIESAQAGQLLVDFSSLEPAATREMAAELEARSGMRWVDAPVSGGTPGAEAGTLAIMAGGAEADVERVRPVLAHLGQRLTRMGAVGAGQVTKVCNQMIVACNALVIAEVVALAERAGVDAGLLAQALAGGFADSKPLQILAPQMAESRFEPVKWHVRTLLKDLDTAAKLSREQGSATPMSGLAAQLMRLHGAQGHLEHDPATLVQQYRELQS; from the coding sequence ATGTCCGCCAACCTTCCCACTCTGGCCTTTGCCGGGATCGGCCTGATGGGCCTGCCCATGGCCCGTCGATTGCTGCAGGCCGGCTATCCGCTGCGTGTCTGGAATCGTTCCGCGAACAAGTGTCAGCCGCTTGTGCAGGCCGGCGCGCATTGCGTCGAGCGTGCGGCGCAGCTGTGCGAGGGCGCCGATATCGTCATGTTGTGCCTGGCCGATACGGCCGCCGTGCGCGACGTGGTGTTCGGTCATGGCGGCATCATCGAGAGCGCGCAGGCTGGGCAACTGCTGGTGGACTTTTCCAGTCTGGAACCGGCTGCCACTCGCGAGATGGCTGCAGAGCTGGAGGCCCGCAGCGGCATGCGCTGGGTGGATGCGCCGGTGTCCGGTGGCACGCCCGGCGCCGAGGCCGGCACCCTGGCGATCATGGCGGGGGGCGCCGAAGCGGATGTCGAGCGGGTCAGGCCGGTACTCGCTCATCTCGGTCAGCGTCTGACGCGCATGGGCGCGGTGGGCGCTGGGCAGGTGACCAAGGTGTGCAACCAGATGATAGTCGCCTGCAATGCCCTGGTGATTGCCGAAGTGGTGGCCCTGGCCGAACGCGCTGGCGTCGATGCCGGCCTGCTGGCCCAGGCGCTGGCTGGCGGTTTTGCTGACTCCAAGCCGTTGCAGATCCTGGCGCCGCAAATGGCCGAGAGCCGTTTCGAGCCGGTGAAGTGGCATGTGCGTACCTTGCTCAAGGATCTGGATACGGCGGCCAAGCTGTCCCGCGAGCAGGGCAGCGCCACGCCGATGAGCGGGCTGGCAGCGCAGCTGATGCGTCTGCATGGCGCACAGGGCCATCTCGAACACGACCCGGCGACCCTGGTACAGCAGTACCGCGAGCTGCAGTCGTGA
- a CDS encoding DUF5064 family protein encodes MFEPGHLHRASLPGQIDFHIDLFYEVRRDPKEGQMVHFRMEGQVAGKAFKDEFELHRDTAFNFASVATRVAAKHGLPTNHSLIMRGHAEFDRMFDDIRDKLDAKPGEAVNFDHLERDGL; translated from the coding sequence ATGTTCGAACCGGGTCATTTGCATCGTGCCAGCTTGCCGGGGCAGATCGATTTTCATATCGATCTTTTTTACGAAGTCCGTCGCGATCCGAAAGAGGGTCAGATGGTGCATTTCCGTATGGAGGGGCAGGTTGCCGGCAAGGCGTTCAAGGATGAGTTCGAACTGCATCGCGATACCGCCTTCAACTTCGCCAGCGTGGCGACTCGGGTGGCGGCCAAGCACGGCCTGCCGACCAATCACAGCCTGATCATGCGCGGGCATGCCGAGTTCGATCGTATGTTCGACGACATCCGCGACAAGCTCGACGCCAAGCCGGGGGAGGCGGTGAATTTCGATCACCTGGAGCGCGACGGGCTCTGA
- a CDS encoding DUF2288 domain-containing protein has product MTEQPSTLYAKLLGETAPISWAELQPFFARGALLWVAGTLDLVEVAQAVAEDDRAKVAGWLTTGSLRKAEVDLAEDLLARDPKLWAVVVAPWVLVQERAAAPVVH; this is encoded by the coding sequence ATGACTGAACAACCTAGCACCCTCTACGCCAAGCTGCTTGGCGAAACTGCCCCGATCAGCTGGGCGGAGCTGCAGCCATTCTTTGCCCGTGGTGCCTTGCTGTGGGTCGCCGGCACGTTGGATCTGGTAGAGGTCGCACAGGCCGTGGCCGAGGATGATCGTGCCAAGGTGGCGGGGTGGCTGACTACGGGCTCGTTGCGCAAGGCCGAGGTCGATCTGGCCGAGGATCTGCTGGCGCGCGACCCCAAGCTATGGGCCGTGGTGGTGGCGCCCTGGGTGTTGGTGCAGGAGCGTGCAGCAGCACCGGTCGTGCACTGA
- a CDS encoding branched-chain amino acid ABC transporter substrate-binding protein: MKKASKQVSKLFAAMALAGVASYSMAADTIKIALAGPVTGAVAQYGEMQFIGAEMAIEQINKAGGVNGAMLEGVKYDDACDPKQAVAVANKIVNDEVKFVVGHLCSSSTQPASDIYEDEGILMITAASTSPDITARGYQLVFRTIGLDSLQGPTAGNFIADHVKPKSVAVIHDKQQYGEGIATAVKQTLEGKGTKVALFEGINAGDKDFSALIAKLKQANVDFVYYGGYHPELGLLLRQTKEKGLNIKFMGPEGVGNKEISAIAGPASEGLLVTLPKSFDQDPKNQALVEAFKAKKQDPSGPFVFPAYAAVQVIAEGIKKAGDTDTAKVAAALRANSFETPTGTLGFDDKGDLKDFSFVVYEWHQDGTKTEAK, from the coding sequence ATGAAGAAGGCTAGCAAGCAAGTTTCCAAGCTCTTCGCCGCCATGGCCCTGGCTGGTGTCGCCAGCTACTCGATGGCCGCCGACACCATCAAGATCGCCCTGGCCGGCCCGGTAACCGGTGCCGTTGCTCAGTACGGCGAAATGCAGTTCATCGGTGCCGAAATGGCCATCGAGCAGATCAACAAGGCCGGCGGGGTGAACGGCGCGATGCTCGAAGGCGTGAAGTACGATGACGCCTGCGATCCGAAACAAGCCGTGGCCGTAGCCAACAAGATCGTCAACGACGAAGTCAAATTCGTGGTTGGCCACCTCTGCTCCAGCTCCACTCAGCCGGCGTCCGACATTTACGAAGACGAAGGCATCCTGATGATTACCGCGGCCTCCACCAGCCCGGACATCACCGCTCGCGGCTACCAGCTGGTGTTCCGCACCATCGGTCTGGACAGCCTGCAAGGCCCGACCGCCGGCAACTTCATTGCCGACCACGTCAAGCCGAAAAGCGTTGCCGTGATCCACGACAAGCAGCAGTACGGTGAAGGCATCGCTACCGCGGTCAAGCAGACCCTGGAAGGCAAAGGCACCAAGGTTGCCCTGTTCGAAGGCATCAACGCTGGTGACAAGGACTTCTCCGCCCTGATCGCCAAGCTCAAGCAAGCCAACGTCGACTTCGTCTACTACGGCGGCTACCACCCGGAACTGGGCCTGCTGCTGCGTCAGACCAAAGAGAAAGGCCTGAACATCAAGTTCATGGGCCCTGAAGGCGTCGGCAACAAGGAAATCTCCGCCATCGCCGGCCCGGCTTCCGAAGGCCTGCTGGTGACCCTGCCGAAGTCCTTCGACCAGGATCCGAAGAACCAGGCGCTGGTCGAGGCCTTCAAGGCCAAGAAACAGGATCCGAGCGGCCCGTTCGTGTTCCCGGCCTACGCCGCTGTCCAGGTCATCGCCGAAGGCATCAAGAAAGCCGGCGACACCGACACCGCCAAAGTTGCCGCAGCCCTGCGCGCCAACAGCTTCGAAACTCCTACCGGCACCCTCGGCTTTGACGACAAAGGCGATCTGAAGGACTTCAGCTTCGTGGTCTACGAGTGGCACCAGGACGGCACCAAAACCGAAGCCAAATAA